Proteins encoded in a region of the Streptomyces sp. NBC_00513 genome:
- a CDS encoding DUF397 domain-containing protein — MSTELTWFKSSYSGSEGGACLEVAVAWRKSSHSGSEGGQCVEVATCSCAAGQVHVRDSKVAHGPTLTLAPHSWTRLTDWVRD; from the coding sequence ATGAGCACCGAACTCACGTGGTTCAAGTCCAGCTACAGCGGCAGTGAGGGCGGCGCCTGCCTCGAAGTCGCCGTCGCCTGGCGCAAGTCCAGCCACAGCGGCAGCGAGGGTGGCCAGTGCGTCGAGGTGGCCACCTGCTCCTGCGCCGCCGGCCAGGTGCACGTGCGGGACTCCAAGGTGGCGCACGGACCCACCCTGACCCTCGCCCCGCACAGCTGGACCCGTCTGACCGACTGGGTCCGCGACTAG